From a region of the Streptomyces sp. NBC_00193 genome:
- a CDS encoding PKD domain-containing protein, with product MRPSRALVLLTAGLVTFIGMPAATAADLPTDLYVDNSIACTDSGSGTQASPLCTFAAGVKAAKPGQTVHVNPRYQKQQALTVDRSGAPGKPITFAFTPESQLIESSIHKLTIGGASHVQVQGLTMTEGVSITGSHDVVLDGVLDSSMYGYAPLVVSGGSTDVRVRRSSFYSAAIAGAQRTVLSRNALRSSGPLSVVDAPGTVITNNHIDNFTDENEGIGGCEETVVIRGASTGSSVFNNVLTASGNTTCTTPQLSVAQSATSGTRTGFNLIAGSEGYATVAYQWAGTTYPTAAAFLAASGQGARDILVPTTAGLWGPDSPLIDSADATAPGVLPVDRNGIPTTDDPRVPNTGKDGGYLDRGTTETNDGLTSARMEIDHPWAPVGTPVTFKAGSDSKWPTTMTYTVDFGDGTAPAVIRPGDAADVTTTHVYGSPCACVVKMAATNGTGKKISKEQTVRATSPGELATAFTATPILPAPDHDPNQVVRPLTLRVDTTTTVAPWGVVRVNVDFGDGTNLYRPGLQTATHSYKQPGTYEVKVTVYDVKGAQSTASRTVQVGYAASGYVATTPFRLLDTRATGSFVQHGVPRSVEVLRGATVPGQFRAGGMASVVLNVTVTGATQDTHLSVWPSVPGQARPETSNVNVRAGGTSSNTVTVPVGPDGKIQAQLNSGKASLIVDFVGYYQPNAGDRFSPLAPTRILDTRTNGDALSGGKRRTVKVAGANGIPADATAVALNLTGTGATQEAFVSAFPNPVKRPHTSNLNVEPGKDKSNQAIVPVGPDGTITLFTNSGSTHLVLDAVGYYGKDGKALFTPVSPKRLADTRTTGKVAPGATTTVSGLPADAVGTVLNVTATDTTAPGFLTAYAFRGKLPGASSLNTLPGLTVPNHVTTPVADGKVNIFNSYGGPNHVITDLLGYFTTG from the coding sequence TTGCGTCCCAGTCGTGCGCTGGTCCTGCTCACCGCAGGCCTGGTCACCTTCATCGGCATGCCGGCCGCCACCGCCGCCGATCTCCCGACCGACCTGTACGTGGACAACAGCATCGCCTGCACGGACAGTGGGAGCGGCACACAGGCCTCCCCGCTCTGCACGTTCGCCGCGGGGGTCAAGGCGGCGAAGCCAGGGCAGACCGTGCACGTCAACCCGCGCTACCAGAAGCAGCAGGCCCTCACGGTCGACCGCTCGGGCGCGCCGGGCAAGCCGATCACCTTCGCCTTCACGCCCGAGAGCCAGCTCATCGAATCCAGCATCCACAAGCTGACCATCGGCGGGGCCTCTCACGTGCAGGTCCAGGGGCTGACGATGACCGAAGGCGTGAGCATCACCGGCTCCCACGACGTCGTGCTGGACGGGGTCCTCGACAGCTCGATGTACGGCTACGCTCCCCTCGTCGTCAGCGGGGGAAGCACGGACGTCCGCGTCCGTCGCAGCTCGTTCTACAGTGCCGCGATCGCAGGCGCCCAGCGCACCGTCCTCAGCCGCAACGCCCTGCGGAGCTCGGGACCGCTCTCCGTGGTGGACGCGCCCGGCACCGTCATCACCAACAACCACATCGACAATTTCACCGACGAGAACGAGGGCATCGGGGGCTGCGAGGAGACCGTCGTGATCCGTGGCGCCTCGACCGGCTCCTCGGTGTTCAACAACGTGCTCACGGCCTCCGGCAACACCACCTGCACGACCCCCCAGCTCTCCGTGGCGCAGAGCGCGACGTCCGGCACCCGCACCGGCTTCAACCTGATCGCGGGCTCGGAGGGTTACGCGACGGTCGCCTATCAGTGGGCCGGCACCACCTATCCGACCGCGGCGGCATTCCTGGCCGCCAGCGGGCAGGGCGCGCGCGACATTCTGGTCCCCACGACCGCAGGCCTCTGGGGGCCCGACTCGCCGCTCATCGACTCCGCCGACGCAACGGCGCCGGGCGTCCTGCCCGTCGACAGGAACGGGATCCCCACCACGGACGACCCGCGCGTGCCCAACACCGGCAAGGACGGCGGCTACCTGGACCGCGGCACCACCGAGACCAACGACGGCTTGACCTCGGCCCGGATGGAGATCGACCATCCCTGGGCGCCGGTCGGCACCCCGGTGACGTTCAAGGCCGGTTCGGACAGCAAGTGGCCCACCACCATGACCTACACGGTGGACTTCGGTGACGGGACGGCACCCGCCGTCATCCGCCCGGGCGACGCAGCCGACGTCACCACCACCCACGTCTACGGCTCACCGTGCGCGTGCGTGGTCAAGATGGCGGCGACCAACGGCACCGGCAAGAAGATCTCCAAGGAACAGACGGTCCGCGCGACCTCCCCCGGTGAACTGGCCACCGCCTTCACCGCCACGCCGATCCTGCCGGCTCCGGACCACGACCCGAACCAGGTCGTCCGACCGCTGACCCTCCGGGTCGACACCACCACGACCGTCGCCCCGTGGGGGGTCGTGAGAGTGAACGTGGACTTCGGTGACGGCACCAATCTGTACCGTCCGGGCCTCCAGACCGCCACGCACAGCTACAAGCAGCCCGGCACGTACGAGGTGAAGGTCACTGTGTACGACGTCAAGGGCGCGCAGTCCACGGCCTCCCGGACCGTACAGGTCGGGTATGCCGCGTCCGGGTACGTGGCCACCACGCCGTTCCGTCTGCTGGACACCCGTGCCACCGGCTCCTTCGTCCAGCACGGGGTGCCCCGTTCCGTGGAGGTGCTGAGGGGCGCCACCGTGCCGGGGCAGTTCAGGGCCGGGGGCATGGCTTCCGTCGTCCTGAACGTGACCGTCACCGGTGCCACCCAGGACACCCACCTCTCGGTCTGGCCCTCGGTCCCGGGCCAGGCACGGCCGGAGACCTCGAACGTGAACGTCCGCGCGGGCGGCACCTCGTCCAACACGGTCACCGTGCCGGTCGGCCCCGACGGCAAGATCCAGGCGCAGCTGAACTCGGGCAAGGCCTCGCTCATCGTGGACTTCGTCGGCTACTACCAGCCCAACGCCGGCGATCGCTTCTCCCCGCTCGCCCCGACCCGGATCCTGGACACCCGTACGAACGGCGACGCCCTGTCCGGCGGCAAGCGCCGCACGGTGAAGGTCGCGGGCGCGAACGGCATCCCGGCCGACGCCACCGCCGTCGCCCTGAACCTGACGGGTACGGGTGCGACGCAGGAGGCGTTCGTCAGCGCGTTCCCGAACCCGGTGAAGCGTCCGCACACGTCGAACCTGAACGTGGAGCCGGGCAAGGACAAGTCCAACCAGGCCATCGTCCCGGTCGGCCCCGACGGCACCATCACCCTGTTCACGAACAGCGGCTCCACCCACCTGGTCCTGGACGCCGTCGGCTACTACGGCAAGGACGGCAAGGCCCTCTTCACCCCGGTCTCCCCCAAGCGCCTCGCCGACACCCGCACCACGGGCAAGGTCGCCCCCGGCGCCACCACCACGGTCTCCGGCCTCCCGGCCGACGCCGTGGGCACCGTCCTGAACGTCACCGCGACCGACACCACCGCCCCGGGCTTCCTCACGGCGTACGCCTTCCGCGGCAAGCTCCCCGGAGCCAGCAGCCTGAACACGCTGCCCGGTCTCACGGTCCCGAACCACGTGACGACCCCCGTCGCGGACGGCAAGGTGAACATCTTCAACAGCTACGGCGGCCCCAACCACGTGATCACCGACCTCCTCGGCTACTTCACGACCGGCTGA
- a CDS encoding RidA family protein has protein sequence MTRSITNPAELHDPTGYGYSHVVSAPGEQVFIAGQYGSDPTGHVVPDGFDAQVGQAFANLRTALEAVGLGLGDVVRIGTYVVGHDQEKLEVLLKHLHAAWGTELPAQTLIGVAALALPDMLFEIDAVAVRAAP, from the coding sequence ATGACGCGCAGCATCACCAACCCGGCAGAACTCCACGACCCCACCGGCTACGGCTACAGCCACGTCGTCTCCGCGCCCGGGGAGCAGGTCTTCATAGCCGGCCAGTACGGCTCCGACCCGACCGGCCACGTGGTCCCCGACGGGTTCGACGCCCAGGTCGGGCAGGCCTTCGCGAACCTCCGCACCGCCCTGGAGGCCGTCGGCCTGGGCCTCGGCGACGTGGTCCGCATCGGGACGTACGTCGTCGGGCACGACCAGGAGAAGCTGGAGGTGCTGCTGAAGCACCTGCACGCCGCCTGGGGCACCGAACTGCCCGCCCAGACGCTGATCGGCGTGGCCGCGCTCGCCCTGCCGGACATGCTCTTCGAGATCGACGCGGTGGCGGTACGGGCGGCCCCCTAG
- a CDS encoding Rrf2 family transcriptional regulator, producing MSEGVEWALHSCLNLAWSGDGRAVSAARLAAWHELPAAYLNKQLQALARAGIVSSTPGPRGGFRLARPLESITLMDVVAAVEGPDEAFRCAEIRPQGPGGGEEPPAADCAIAHAMGRAELAWRRALAAQTLDEIRQQAERQAPEAPERLRAWLAAR from the coding sequence ATGAGCGAGGGCGTCGAATGGGCCCTGCACAGCTGCCTCAACCTGGCCTGGAGCGGTGACGGCCGGGCGGTTTCGGCGGCCCGGCTGGCGGCCTGGCACGAGCTGCCCGCGGCCTACCTCAACAAGCAGCTCCAGGCCCTGGCGCGGGCGGGCATCGTCAGCTCCACCCCCGGCCCGCGGGGCGGCTTCCGCCTGGCCCGCCCGCTGGAATCGATCACGCTCATGGACGTGGTCGCCGCCGTCGAAGGGCCCGACGAGGCCTTCCGGTGCGCGGAGATCCGGCCGCAGGGCCCCGGCGGCGGCGAGGAGCCGCCCGCGGCCGACTGCGCCATCGCGCACGCGATGGGGCGGGCCGAGCTGGCCTGGCGCCGCGCACTGGCCGCGCAGACCCTCGACGAGATCCGGCAGCAGGCCGAACGGCAGGCCCCCGAGGCCCCCGAACGCCTCCGCGCCTGGCTCGCCGCCCGCTAG